DNA sequence from the Myxococcaceae bacterium JPH2 genome:
CCGCTCATGGCCAGCACGTTCTTGCGCAGGAGTCGGTCCATGCCCGCGATACCAATCGCGCTCAGCAGGCCGCCAATCGTCGTCGGAATGAGGCACACCAGCAGCGCCACCACCGCCGTGCCCGACAGCGCCACGCCCGAGTAGAGGGCCATGGGCACCAGCGTCACGCACGCCAGCAGGAACACAATCGTCAGGCCCACCAGCAGGATGTGGAGCGCGATTTCGTTGGGCGTCTTCTGCCGCGCCGCGCCCTCCACCAGCCCAATCATCCGGTCGAGGAAGGACTCGCCCGGGTTGACGCTGATGCGCACCACGATGCGGTCCGACAACACCTTGGTGCCACCCGTCACCGCCGAGCGGTCACCGCCCGACTCGCGGATGACCGGCGCGGACTCGCCGGTGATGGCGGACTCGTCCACGCTGGCGATGCCCTCCACCACTTCGCCGTCACCGGGAATCAGGTCCCCCACCTCGCACACCACGAGGTCGCCCTTGCGCAGCGACGGGGCCGGCACGCGCTCCTCGCGGCCGTCCACCAGCCGGCGCGCCAGCGTGTCCTTGCGCATCTTGCGCAGGCTGCTGGCCTGGGCCTTGCCGCGTCCCTCCGCCACGGCCTCGGCGAAGTTGGCGAACAGGACGGTGAACCACAGCCACAGCATCACCGACACCGTGAACCACAGCGGCGCGCCGTCCGGCCGAGGCACCACGAGGTCCTTCACCACCAACACCGTGGTGAGGAGGCTGCCCGCCCACACGACGAACATGACGGGGTTGCGCGCCACGTCTCGCGGGTGGAGCTTCTTGACGCTGTCGAGCAGCGCGGGTTTGAGCAGCGACGAATCAAAGAGCGACGCCGGCTTCGAAGAGGCGGAGCTCATGGTCAGAAAGCCTTTCCAGCCGCGCCGAGGAAGTGCTCGACGATGGGGCCGAGGGAGAGAGCAGGGAAGAACGTCAGCGCGCCCACGATGAGGACGACGCTCACGAGCAACCCCGTGAACAAGGTGCCGTTGGTGGGGAAGGTGCCGGGGCCCGCGGCCACGACCTTCTTGCCCACCATGGAGCCCGCGATGGCCAGCGCCGGAACCATCATCAGGAAGCGACCCGCGAGCATCGCCACCCCCAACGAGATGTTCCAGAAGGGCGTGTTGGCGTTGAGACCCGCGAAGGCACTGCCGTTGTTGGCCGTGCCGCTCGTGAAGGCATACAGGATTTCAGACAGGCCATGCGGGCCCGCGTTGTTGAGCGAGGACAGGCCCTGCGGAATCACCGCCGCCACCGCGCTCAGCCCCAGGATGACCAGCGGGAAGATGAGCACGTACAGCATGGCGAGCTTCATCTCCTTCGCCTCAATCTTCTTCCCCAGGTACTCGGGCGTGCGTCCCACCATGAGCCCCGCGATGAAGACCGCGAGCACCACCATGATGAGGATGCCGTAGAGGCCCGCGCCCACGCCGCCGAAGATGACCTCACCCAGCTGCATGTTCACCAGGGGCACCAGGCCGCCCAGCGCCGTGAAGCTGTCGTGCATCGAGTTCACCGCGCCGCACGAGGCGTCCGTGGTGACGGTGGCGAAGAGGGCCGAGCCGCACACGCCGAAGCGCAGCTCCTTGCCCTCCATGTTGCCGTCCTGCGCGACGCCCGAGGCCACCAGCGCGGGGTTGGCCTGGGACTCGGCGGCGTACGCGGCCGTCACGCCCGCGAAGAAGAGGATGGACATGGCCGCGAACAGGGCCCAGCCCTGCCGCGTGTCTCCCGCCATCTTCCCGTACGTGTACGTGAGCGCCGCGGGGATGGCGAAGATGGAGAGCATCTCCACCAGGTTGGTGAGCGGCGTGGGGTTCTCGAACGGGTGCGCGCTGTTGGCGTTGAAGAAGCCGCCGCCGTTGGTGCCCAGCATCTTGATGGCTTCCTGAGACGCCACCGGGCCCATGGCGAGCGTCTGCTTCACGCCCTCCATGGTCATCAACTCCCGATAGGGCGCGAAGTTCTGGAGCACGCCCTGCGACACCAGGAACAGCGCGTAGACGAAGCAGATGGGCAAGAGCACGTAGAGCGTGGCGCGGATGAGGTCCACCCAGAAGTTGCCCAGCGTCTTCTGTCCCGCGGGGCCGGGCCGGCGGGTGAAGCCTCGCGCCAGGGCCAGCGCCACGCCCGCGCCCACCGCCGCGGAGACGAAGTTGTGCCACGCCAGTCCCATCATCTGGGACAGGTAGCTCATCGTCGACTCGCCCGCGTAGGACTGCCAATTGGTGTTGGCCGTGAAGCTGGCGGCCGTGTTGAAGGCCAGCTCGGGCCCCACCGCCGGCAAGCCCTGCGGGTTGAGCGGCAACACGTGCTGGAGCCGCTGAATGGCATACGTCCCGAGCATGCTGAGCAGGCTGAACGCCAGCATCGCCACGGTGTATTGCGTCCAGGTCTGCTCCTGCCGAGCGTCCGCGCCGCACAGCCGCAGGAGCACGCGCTCCACCGGCCCCAGCACGCGCGGCAGGGGCTGGTGCTCTCCCTCGAACACACGGAAGAGATAGCCGCCCAGCGGCTTCGTCAGCGCCAGCACGAGCGCGAAGAACAACAGAATCTGCAACCAACCCATCAAAGTCATAGCAGGCGCCTAGAAGTGCTCGGGACGGAGCAGGGCGAAGACGAGATAGCCAGCCAACAGCACCGCGAGCGCCGCGCCCGCGACATATTCAAACATCATGACTGTTGCCTCACAGACGCTCGCAGCCGTGGGTATAGGCCCACGTGAGCGCGAAGAAACCGACGGTGACGAGCACCAACACCAGGTCCATGTTCCGTGACTCCGTTTGTTTCAGAAGTAGGCGACGGCGCCCGCCACCACGAGCGTCTCGTGGGGCTTCAAGATGGGCGCGCCGTCGACAGTGGTCTCTCGCCCCGCGAAGACATCCTCCGTCGAGCGGTCGTGCCGCGCCTCCAGCTTGAGGGTGAGGTGTTCGGCGGGCTTCACCTCCAGCGTGAGCGTGCCCTCGGCCAGCGTCTGCGCCGTGCCGCTGAGCAGGCCGTCGCGGTCCCGGTACACCTCGGCGCGCGCGGCCAGCGCCACGGCCTCGGCCAGCTTCACCCGCGCGTTGACGCCCGCCGCGTACCACAGCGCCGCGTCCTGCTCGGGCCGTGCCTGCCGCCCCACGTCCACCGAGGCGGCCACGCTGAGCGCGTCCGTCACCTTGTACGTGGCCACCAGGTCACCGAAGAGGCGCAGCCCTTGCGCGTCGCCGGAGCCCTCGTTGCCGATGAACGTGTTGAACGACGCGGAGAGCCGCTCGCCCGAGTACGCCACCTGCGTGCCCACGGCCTTGCCGTGGTTGTTCTCGCCGATGGTCTGCCAGCCATTGATGAGGTGGAGCTGCGCGCTCCATGCGTCATTGAACTTCCAGGTGCCCTTCACGCCCGTCTGGTAATAGGGCGACAACTCCCCCATCCACGAGCGCGTGTAGGTCCAGTTGAGCTGGGATTGAAAGGACTCCAGCCCGATGTGGCTGGGGTAGATGCCCGCCTCCAGCGTCAGCGCCCCCGTGACGAACGACAGCGAGGCCTGCTGCACGTGGCGCCACACCTCGGGGCCCACGTCCGTGCCCGAAGGCTCGGCCAGGTGCAGCACCTCCATGCCCGTGCCGAAGCCGAGCAGCACCTTGAAGCCCACCGGCTCGGGGGCGAGGCTCACCCCCAGCGAGGCGAGGTTGATGGAGGCCTCGTCGTGGCGCTTGGCGGTGGTGCCCGTGCCGGGGATGAAGTTCGCGGCATCCGCCGGGCGGTTGAAGTTGTAGCCGAAGTAGGTGTCCACCCCGCCCTCCACGGTGAGCCGCGAGAGGGCCGAGGGGGACTCGGTCTGGGACAGCAGGAGACTGGAGAGAAGGGCTGAGAAGTCGAAGGGGGACATGAGCGCTCCGCCCCTTCCCTTGAGCAGCCGCCGTACCAAGCCCCCAGCGGTGTCACCTCAAGGACATCCAGGGGTTGGGCGACAGGCCCCCTCCCCCCGGATTGCAAGCTGCACGACGGGGCCCCTCGAGCCCGTGCGCGCTGAAAGGAGCGCGGCTCAGTCCAGGCCGGCCTTGCCCTCGGACCAGTAAGCCTTGTTCCTCCCCGGCCGAGCGAGCCCCTCCTCGCGCAGCCGGGCGCGCATGGCCTGGATGGCCTGGGCCCGCCCGGTCAGGACCAGGTCCGCCTCCGGCAGCGCCAGGAGCGCGTCGCGGAGCTGCGCAGAGAGCAACTCCAGGTGGCCATCCCCGGCCTCGCGCGGGACGCAGTCCGCATGCTCCACGCCGAGCCGCTGGAGGACATTCGCGCTCGCCACGGGGTCGGATACCTCGAACACGCAGCGAAGCGCCTGGGCGCGCCGGGTGTGGCGCAGCGCATGGGCCACCGCGAAGGACGTCTCGTCCCCGAAGAGCACCGCGCGGGCGGTCAGGCTCGCGCCGTCGATGGAGGAGCGAGGCCCGAGGAATTGGCAGACATCCCCCACCTTCGCCTCACGGCCCCACCGGGCGCCGGGCGAGTCGCCATGGACATACACGAGCAGCCGCGTGGTCCCGGTGGACGCGTCCCACGACAGCGGCGTGTAGGTCCGCATGCCCACCGAGGGCAGGAACACCTGGACCTTGTCCCCTGGCGTCCAGGGCACGCCGACCAGCCCCGCCCCCATGCACGTCAACCGACGAAACCGAGGCGCGAGTTCCTCCACCTCGGTGATGCGCGCGCTGCGAAAGAGAAACCGTCCCAGGACGCTGCCCAAGAGGGCCTTGCCCGATGCCATGCGTGGCTCCTTCCCAAGCCCGCATGGAACGCGCGAAGGCGCCTCCACACCCGTTAACTTTCATGAACCTTCGGTGAAGACGGTCCAAGCCAGCGCGAGGGGCTGACTGGAGAAAACCCTCCTCAAGGACGCCCTGGCGCGTTGCCTCGAAGCCCCCGCATCTACCCATGGGCTCCTGCCGTGACCGAACGGCCGATGCATCTGACTGCGAGCCAACTTCATCCACTTCGGGCCGAAGGCCCCTGCCTGCGGCGTCCCCGTGTCACTCGGCATCACGCAGCGCATGGCCACGTGATGCGAGGACAGGCCCCTTTCGCGATGCGGCGTGGGGCGAACTGAACACTCGCCTGCTGCGTTGGTTTTCACACAGGCGCCGGAGACAGCCTCTGGCTCGGCCGGACACCTTGGCGTACGACTCGGAGACGAGGGATGCGTCCGAGGGCAGCATCAATCCCGGACTCAGCACAGGTACGTGCCTGCATCACCTGGCCGGATGCAGGCTCCGACGGCACGGCGACAGCACGCGCAGCGCCTCTTCGCCACGCCATAGGAAGTCCGGGGCGCTGCCAGTCAACAGACACAACAAGCGCCAGCCCATGCCGTGAACCACGTTGCAGCATTCGCGCGACGAACAATGCCAGTGCCAGGGGGGCACCATGGAAGAAGAGCAGCGGGACGTCGCTACGTTCAATACGGGCGATGTCGCAGTGAACACGCTGAAGGTGGCTCTGCGCGACGTGATCGTCCCGATTGAAATGGACCTCGAGGACGACGCGCTTCAGGACGACGAGGTTCGCCTGACGAGCCTGGGCGGCGCGATGGAGCGCGTGCTCTCAAGGAACTCTCCCGATGTCGAGGCGGACCGCCAGGAGCGGCGCCTCTACTTCCGGTTCCGCGCAGTGCCGCTGGGCGCGTACCGGGTTTGCGTGCGGATCGCCGGCGAGTGGACCGCTGTCTTCCGCGATCTGGTGGTGCGTGGCGAAGGAGCGTTCTCCGGCGGCATGAGGCTGGACACGCAGAGGCCGAGGACGGAACTCGCGCCGCCGGTCGAGGTGGCGGCGGAACCCGTCAACTCCGAGAACGATGAGGACTTGTGGGTGGAGCAGATCGAACTGGCGGAGGAGCCCTGAAATGGCTGACGCAGCGGCAGGGCCCACGCGCATCTCCAAGAGCGCTCCACAGTCCGTGTTCGCGCCCGAAGGAGCAATCATCCGGGTCGTCTGCGATGCAGGTCACCCACTGAGCGGGCTGTTCGTCATCTGGGCGCCCCTCAAAAGCAACGTAGGGGCAGACCCAATCCGGACACAGACGCCAGAGGAAAAGATTCTTGCAGTCGCGGACGCGCACGAGCCGCAGCAGGATCTCTTCTCGCTTGGCATTGTCAATACCGCCGGCTACCTGGAACCCGTGCTATCGGGAAGGAATCCGTAGCACGACATCTTCGTCAAATCCCAGCCGTTCGCATTCAAGCTCGGAGCACAGCGCAGCTATCGCTTTTGCCTTTTACGACATCCCTCGGTAAGGCTCGCACGCCAGGTGACCGCATTCCTGAACGGAAAGGGGCGTCTGGATGTTGCCGCGTGGGGTGGCAAGGATGCGTGGGGAGGGAAAGAGGAACTCGCCCCTGAAGCCTTGGTCCTGACGCGGGAGTTGACCCAATCAGGCGACCCAGATGGCTCGAAGCCCGCAGAAGTGGTTCTCGAAGTGCCGGAGCAGGCGACACCCATCGACTATTTTCCCAAGGGGCATTCCCTCTACAATGGGTGGACACTCTATGCGGACATGCCGGGTCGTACCTGCGATGGCTTCGCCACCCGAGTGGGTCGAATGCAAGTCCATCTGGCCGCGCTCCGATTTCCCATTGGCACGCAGGAGGAGCCCTATCGTCCTTTCGACTCGAAGAAAGGAGGTAACAAGGGAATCTTCGACCTTCGTACTGCGGCAGGACTCACCCGATTCCAAGAGCACGCGCGTGAGGGCAAGGCTTTTCAGATTGCGGAGGCGGTCAGACCTCTGACCCACGGCCAGTTGATCAACTTCTCCTCCCCAGTCCTCGATGAGAACAGCACGGCGCACTCCGGGAAGACCGCGTGGAACTACCTCCTCGGAGAGAATGGGCGGGAGCTACCCAAAGAGCATCGCCTTGAAGGATATGTGCCGGGCTTGCTGGATCTCTCGACCGGAGATGCAATCCAGTACTGGCTCAAGAATGGTTATCGGAAACCAGGGAAGATCCTCCTTGAGGTTCCTGGACATCCAAGGACAAGCATCTTCCTTCGCGAAGACGCCTCGATTCAGCTCGAGACCTGGCGCAAGCTGGTTGCGACCTTTGGCGTCTCCTACGGCCTCCCTTCGGGGCACTCCTTTCGAAACATCAGCACCATCCAGCGTGGCCAAAGTGGCGTGCTCAACAACTCGATCCACAAGACGGGGATGGCTATCGACTTTGCCGTGAATGGCAACCCCAGCGAAGCCAATTTCACCCGACCCGTGACCTCCTGGCCCATCCGGATGGAACAGCGCTTCGAGGACATCACCCGAGATCCAACCGCGTCGCGGCGCAAGCGCCTGGAGGAGGCGAAGCGGGAGCAGCAATCGGCCAGGGCCCAGAGACAAGCGGACCAGCTACTCCGTGCGAAGCACGCGCCCGCTGGGTCCTCCATGCCATCCCCGCCAGCCATGGCGCCTACGACTCCAGAGGAGGCTGCCAGAGGCACCCAAGCGGCAAAACGCAGCGTGGATGCCGCGCGCAAAGTCACCACAGGAGCGCTTGCCCTCGAGAAGCGGAACGCAGCGCTCTTCGCCAAAGCCACGGTGGCCCTCGATGACTTGGTGGCAAAGGACGACGCGTGGCTCCAGGCGCTGGCCCAGGAGATCGAGCTACTTCAGGCGGATATCGATCGGCAGTTGCGAGAGAACGCGCGGACCAAGAACGCCTATCGTATGCGTTGGTGCCTGTACGGACACTCATCGATGGATGCGCTGGGTCCGGGCAGGACCGCGGCGCTCAAGGAACTGGGCGGTGCGTTGGAAGCACTGGGCACCTCACTCGAGGAACAGCTTGCTTCTCACTTCGATGCGTCTCTGAAAGAGCAGGCCACTGCCTGGGTTCGCGACGTGGCCGCGCAGATCTTGCCGTTCGCCCAGATCGGAAAACAGCTCGCTCAAGAACTGAGCACACCCGAGGGCTGTGCGAATGTGGTGGCAAGGTACTTCCGGGATCGGATCCGACCCTTTCTTCCCGATCCTTACGAGGCAGATGGAGGCACCTCGGCGCAACGGGACTTGCTGGCCACCGAGGACCGGCCTGGCGTGATGCCCAAGCTGACCCCCTTCAGCGGTACCGCACGCGCGTACGTCAACATCTCCAGCCTCGGATTCCTCTGTGGCATGCACGGAATTGGCACGGCAGGAACCAGATGGAAGCTGGGCTATCAGTTGCTGAACGCCACGCATGGGTTCTCCAGCATTGCTCGGATGGTCGCCACCGCAGACGACCACCCCGACGCAGAGGAGCAGCCCGTGCTGTTTGCTCGGGGGAACGGTCTCCGATTCAGTCGCGCGCATGCAGAGCTCGACGCCAGCTTCCTGAACGCCTGGGCCACGGTCCTCGAAGACCTGGTTGTGGCGCCCGCCGGAACACCGCCGACAAGGAGGGGCGCGAAGCCTGGGAGGTCGAGATCGATCTCCACCAATGCCCCGCAGCTCACCGTGGCATTGCCTCCACCAGAGCTGAAGGAAGACGCAGGACGGCTCATCGGAAAGCTCAAGGGCGACTTCGCATCCAAACGGTTCTTCGTCGTGAGCGCCGGACAAGAGACTGGCCTGGCGGACCTGGTGACGGCCGGGATGCAAACTGGAAGGGTACTTGGGGCGAGACTGGAGTCCGCCTTCAAGCCATTCGAGGAACGGCTTACTTCTGTCAAGACGGAGGATGCGTCCTCCTCGAAGGGCATGAGACAGCACGCGCGCAAGCGAGATCGCACGTGGCTGGAAGTGACACTCCAACCCGTCTTCGAGAAGCGAGGTCATCCTACGAGTATTTCGGACATCGGCTTCCTCCCGAAGGACCAGGTGCAAGTCAGTGCGCCTGGCTTTCCGCGCACCCTCGAGTGGTGGCACTACCAGAGCAAGTTTGCTCGCGGCGGCTCATGGGAGGAGCAGGTCAACGAAATTGGCTTCTCGGATGTCTACCTCATCACTTCGCCTGATGCGCTCGCATTGGAGGGAGGACCCATGGATGGGCGAGGACTTGGGTATACGGGATCAGAGATGGAGTCGACCCGAGGAGGCATGGCACTCACGACAGATCCCGGCAACGTGTGGCGGCTGCCGCCGCAGGGGTGGTGAGACATGTCCCGAAAACACATTGTCCTGCAAGGAGAGTCGCTCTCGGAGATCTCCCTTCGCTACGGCTTCGCGGACTGGAAACAGGTCTACAACCATGCTGACAACGCCGGCCTGCGGCACCTTCGGCCGGACCCCAACGTGCTGTTCCCCGGCGACGAGGTAGCCATCCCCGCCCTTCAACAAAAGGAACGGCCCGTCGAAACGGGGGCGACGCGTCGATTCACGGTGAAGGCTCCGCCGCGAGTGCTTCGGCTCAAGTTGTTGGATGAGCAGGGGCAGCCGCTGGCGGGTGCGCCCTATGAACTCATCATGCAGGGACAGTCGCCCATGGGTGGAATCGTCCCGGGCAATGGCATCCTGGAACTTTCCATCCCGCTGATTGGCCGTGAGGGACAGTTCACGGTGGGCGATCGCACATTCGTGTTGAAACTCGGACATCGCAACCCGCTGCGTGACAGTCCAGATGGCGGGCTCTCGGGGGCCCGTGTCCGGCTTGAGAATCTGGGCTATGCCGTACCTGGACCCAAGGACACACTGGATGCCGCGATGCGCGTAGCACTCGCCACCTTCCAGGCGGACCATGGCCTCGAGGTCAATGGTGAGTTGAGCGCGGAGACACTCGACAAGCTACACGAGGCCCATGGAAGTTAGACCCTTCGCTTGGACCGGGGAGATTGTGGATGCGCTCATTTCTGATGGCACTCTGGCTCTCACTCGCCTTCGCGTGCTCGGCCTCTGCTGGGGCCACGGAGCCTGCTCCGGTGGCTGGGGTTCCGGAGTCCTCGGGTGGGCGCACCGCGGAGAGTCCGAAGGTCGCGCGCGAGGCTGTCGTCATTCGCGTGGCCAGCAACTCGGGCGAGGCCAGCTCCTGGAAAGCACGATGGGCGCGGATCCTTCTGACGTATGACGAGTTGATCCAGTCCCCTGAAGCGTATCCGAGCATCCTCCGAGGCGAGGAGTTGGGACTTCCTCCTGGCTCATACGCGGTCGTCGCGGGCATCTGTGAGCCGACCGAAGCCGCGCGATTCTTGACGGTGGTTCAAAGCATCTACCCGGACGCCATGGTGAAGGACATCAGGGAGACGACGCCTCTTGCTTGTCCCAACCTCCGAACCCGCGCCAAGGTCCACACCCACAAGTCGCTCGCGAGCAATGGATGGCGGCTGGCGTTCAACGTCTA
Encoded proteins:
- the kdpA gene encoding potassium-transporting ATPase subunit KdpA codes for the protein MTLMGWLQILLFFALVLALTKPLGGYLFRVFEGEHQPLPRVLGPVERVLLRLCGADARQEQTWTQYTVAMLAFSLLSMLGTYAIQRLQHVLPLNPQGLPAVGPELAFNTAASFTANTNWQSYAGESTMSYLSQMMGLAWHNFVSAAVGAGVALALARGFTRRPGPAGQKTLGNFWVDLIRATLYVLLPICFVYALFLVSQGVLQNFAPYRELMTMEGVKQTLAMGPVASQEAIKMLGTNGGGFFNANSAHPFENPTPLTNLVEMLSIFAIPAALTYTYGKMAGDTRQGWALFAAMSILFFAGVTAAYAAESQANPALVASGVAQDGNMEGKELRFGVCGSALFATVTTDASCGAVNSMHDSFTALGGLVPLVNMQLGEVIFGGVGAGLYGILIMVVLAVFIAGLMVGRTPEYLGKKIEAKEMKLAMLYVLIFPLVILGLSAVAAVIPQGLSSLNNAGPHGLSEILYAFTSGTANNGSAFAGLNANTPFWNISLGVAMLAGRFLMMVPALAIAGSMVGKKVVAAGPGTFPTNGTLFTGLLVSVVLIVGALTFFPALSLGPIVEHFLGAAGKAF
- the kdpF gene encoding K(+)-transporting ATPase subunit F: MMFEYVAGAALAVLLAGYLVFALLRPEHF
- a CDS encoding porin, translated to MSPFDFSALLSSLLLSQTESPSALSRLTVEGGVDTYFGYNFNRPADAANFIPGTGTTAKRHDEASINLASLGVSLAPEPVGFKVLLGFGTGMEVLHLAEPSGTDVGPEVWRHVQQASLSFVTGALTLEAGIYPSHIGLESFQSQLNWTYTRSWMGELSPYYQTGVKGTWKFNDAWSAQLHLINGWQTIGENNHGKAVGTQVAYSGERLSASFNTFIGNEGSGDAQGLRLFGDLVATYKVTDALSVAASVDVGRQARPEQDAALWYAAGVNARVKLAEAVALAARAEVYRDRDGLLSGTAQTLAEGTLTLEVKPAEHLTLKLEARHDRSTEDVFAGRETTVDGAPILKPHETLVVAGAVAYF
- a CDS encoding siderophore-interacting protein — its product is MASGKALLGSVLGRFLFRSARITEVEELAPRFRRLTCMGAGLVGVPWTPGDKVQVFLPSVGMRTYTPLSWDASTGTTRLLVYVHGDSPGARWGREAKVGDVCQFLGPRSSIDGASLTARAVLFGDETSFAVAHALRHTRRAQALRCVFEVSDPVASANVLQRLGVEHADCVPREAGDGHLELLSAQLRDALLALPEADLVLTGRAQAIQAMRARLREEGLARPGRNKAYWSEGKAGLD
- a CDS encoding peptidoglycan-binding protein, which gives rise to MSRKHIVLQGESLSEISLRYGFADWKQVYNHADNAGLRHLRPDPNVLFPGDEVAIPALQQKERPVETGATRRFTVKAPPRVLRLKLLDEQGQPLAGAPYELIMQGQSPMGGIVPGNGILELSIPLIGREGQFTVGDRTFVLKLGHRNPLRDSPDGGLSGARVRLENLGYAVPGPKDTLDAAMRVALATFQADHGLEVNGELSAETLDKLHEAHGS